A genome region from Marinilabiliales bacterium includes the following:
- a CDS encoding TonB-dependent receptor — MRTILIVFTAFAVSLVSLGATEDDHTDANVFGHVVSAGDGEHIPFINVLIEGTRIGTITDASGHYILTNLPEGRHTLVVRGMGYEPASVEFEIRANQTLEVDVEVYYRGIDLEEIIVTASPTASGFRYQPDMAYTGEMLQKRTEVSFGEMLNHSPGIAMRSLGSSPARPVIRGMDGDRILLLENGERMGDISETSADHSIALDPLVASRVEVVRGPASLLYGSSALGGVINLMTTDIPDRWDPGSSGVVSLQGATMNRMGAGFGRYTWGNDDFAFTGRIAHRQSSDIRTPDGVLPGTSMNNYDGSLGLGFDRGGRAGGLSLSMANQTYEIPENIDDPDEGVEIRMQRQALQGRMGFVNDGFMDRGQIRFNASRMFQQEIEYEWEDGVVDEDVELEYEKYAFSSTLTMQHKPFEFFDRGAVGVNLHGHRMDVGGDEAYTPGEMRFNLGVFTFQEIPLSSKMRLQAGLRIDYQHTGALSNEFFPDISARRNAVNYSGSIGFNHRPLDELEIGGQFARSHRNPSVEELYADGPHLGAGVYEIGNSNIKDEVGQGADLFIRWDDGIFDIELAGFVNHFMNYIIFEPTGDVDPASGFPVFRYNGDEARLMGFELSGSVRLHDNVQLGVGADYVDGRRFANGTEYLPFIPPFRFMADLEYDFGQGWIGGRLVSAASQGRVAPEEEETDGYTLLGFTAGYRLTGPGRHVIILRVDNILDQRYRDHLSRVAERNFPMPGRNFTLAYRLFF; from the coding sequence ATGAGAACAATATTGATTGTATTCACAGCATTTGCTGTATCACTTGTCAGTCTTGGCGCCACAGAAGATGACCATACCGATGCCAACGTATTCGGACATGTTGTAAGCGCCGGGGATGGGGAGCACATACCCTTTATAAACGTTTTAATTGAGGGAACGAGGATCGGTACCATAACTGATGCCTCCGGTCACTACATACTCACTAATCTGCCTGAAGGTAGACACACCCTGGTTGTCAGGGGCATGGGTTATGAGCCTGCCTCGGTTGAATTTGAGATCAGGGCCAACCAGACACTTGAAGTGGATGTAGAGGTATACTACAGGGGAATTGATCTGGAGGAGATCATTGTAACCGCTTCGCCCACTGCCAGCGGCTTCAGATACCAGCCTGACATGGCCTATACTGGTGAAATGCTGCAGAAGCGTACCGAAGTCTCTTTCGGTGAAATGCTTAATCACTCACCCGGCATTGCCATGAGATCGCTCGGGTCGTCGCCTGCCCGTCCTGTTATAAGGGGTATGGACGGCGACAGAATTCTGTTGCTTGAAAACGGCGAGAGAATGGGTGATATTTCTGAAACATCGGCCGATCACTCCATTGCACTTGACCCGCTTGTGGCTAGCAGGGTAGAGGTGGTGCGCGGACCGGCAAGCCTGCTGTACGGATCGAGCGCGCTTGGCGGGGTCATCAACCTTATGACCACCGATATACCCGACAGGTGGGATCCCGGATCGTCGGGAGTGGTTTCACTGCAAGGGGCCACCATGAACAGGATGGGCGCCGGCTTTGGAAGGTATACCTGGGGTAACGACGACTTTGCCTTTACCGGAAGAATTGCCCACAGGCAGTCGTCAGACATTAGGACACCCGATGGCGTTTTACCGGGCACCTCGATGAACAATTACGACGGGTCCCTTGGTTTAGGGTTTGACCGGGGGGGGCGTGCGGGAGGCTTGAGCCTTTCAATGGCAAACCAGACCTATGAGATACCTGAGAATATTGACGACCCTGATGAGGGGGTTGAAATAAGGATGCAGCGGCAGGCTCTCCAGGGCCGTATGGGCTTTGTGAATGACGGCTTTATGGACAGGGGCCAGATCAGGTTCAATGCCAGCCGCATGTTCCAGCAGGAGATTGAGTATGAGTGGGAGGACGGGGTTGTTGATGAGGATGTTGAACTGGAATATGAGAAATATGCTTTCAGCTCCACCCTTACAATGCAGCATAAACCTTTCGAATTTTTCGACAGGGGCGCTGTCGGGGTTAATCTGCACGGCCACAGGATGGATGTGGGTGGTGATGAGGCCTATACCCCGGGAGAGATGCGCTTTAATCTTGGTGTTTTCACCTTCCAGGAGATACCCCTTTCGTCAAAAATGAGACTGCAGGCAGGGCTGAGAATTGATTACCAGCATACAGGAGCTCTTTCGAATGAATTTTTCCCCGATATCAGCGCAAGGAGAAATGCAGTCAATTACAGCGGTTCGATAGGATTCAATCACAGGCCTCTTGATGAACTGGAGATTGGCGGACAGTTTGCACGTTCGCACAGGAACCCCTCAGTTGAGGAGCTGTATGCCGACGGTCCCCATCTTGGCGCCGGTGTTTACGAGATTGGAAACAGCAATATCAAGGATGAGGTGGGACAGGGAGCCGACCTGTTCATCAGGTGGGATGATGGCATTTTTGACATTGAGCTGGCAGGATTTGTCAACCACTTCATGAACTACATTATTTTCGAGCCTACGGGTGATGTCGATCCTGCATCGGGGTTCCCGGTTTTTCGATATAATGGCGATGAGGCAAGGCTCATGGGATTCGAACTTTCCGGTTCTGTTCGGCTTCATGATAATGTGCAACTGGGAGTCGGAGCCGATTATGTTGACGGGCGCCGCTTTGCAAACGGGACGGAATACCTGCCGTTTATCCCGCCATTCAGGTTTATGGCAGATTTGGAGTATGATTTCGGGCAGGGATGGATAGGCGGCAGACTGGTATCGGCTGCAAGCCAGGGCAGGGTTGCCCCTGAGGAAGAGGAGACTGATGGTTATACTCTGCTTGGTTTTACCGCGGGATACCGACTGACCGGTCCCGGACGGCATGTAATTATACTCAGGGTTGACAACATACTGGATCAGAGGTACCGTGATCACCTGTCGCGCGTTGCCGAAAGGAATTTTCCCATGCCGGGAAGAAACTTCACACTGGCGTACAGGCTCTTCTTCTGA
- the nadA gene encoding quinolinate synthase NadA: protein MDHVSEINRLRREKNAVILAHYYQVGEIQDIADFVGDSLDLSRKSADTDADIIVFAGVNFMAETAKILSPGKKVLIPDPEAGCSLADSCPPNEFRKFREKHPDHIVVSYVNTTAEIKAMTDICCTSTNAVKVIESLPKDRKIIFAPDRNLGNYINSITGRNMVVWDGACHVHEEFSLERILELREQYPEAKLISHPECRKPIQIVSDFIGSTSALLKFTGSDNASTYIVATESGILHQMQKQNPQKLFIPAPPIDSTCGCSDCKYMKLHTIEKIYDSLNEEKFEVDVDPVIREKAVIPIRRMLEISG, encoded by the coding sequence ATGGACCATGTAAGCGAGATAAACAGGCTGCGCCGGGAAAAGAATGCTGTGATCCTGGCGCATTATTACCAGGTAGGGGAAATTCAGGACATAGCCGACTTTGTGGGTGACAGCCTGGATCTGTCTCGTAAATCGGCCGATACAGATGCTGATATTATCGTGTTTGCAGGTGTTAATTTCATGGCTGAAACGGCCAAGATCCTCTCGCCCGGGAAAAAAGTACTTATACCTGACCCCGAGGCCGGTTGCTCGCTGGCTGATTCCTGTCCCCCGAACGAGTTCCGTAAATTCCGCGAAAAGCACCCTGACCATATAGTGGTTTCATATGTCAACACCACAGCCGAAATAAAGGCAATGACCGATATCTGCTGTACATCGACCAATGCCGTTAAGGTTATTGAAAGCCTGCCAAAGGACCGGAAGATCATCTTTGCACCCGACCGCAACCTTGGAAATTATATCAACAGCATTACCGGCAGGAATATGGTGGTGTGGGACGGAGCGTGCCACGTTCACGAGGAGTTTTCGCTTGAGCGTATCCTGGAGCTCAGGGAGCAGTATCCTGAGGCAAAGCTGATATCTCACCCTGAGTGCCGGAAACCCATACAGATAGTCTCCGATTTCATTGGGTCCACCTCTGCACTGCTCAAGTTTACGGGGAGCGATAATGCATCCACGTATATTGTGGCTACCGAATCGGGCATCCTTCACCAGATGCAGAAGCAGAATCCACAGAAGCTGTTTATACCGGCACCTCCGATAGATTCAACATGCGGTTGCAGCGACTGTAAATACATGAAGCTGCATACCATTGAAAAGATATACGACAGCCTTAACGAGGAGAAGTTTGAGGTCGATGTCGACCCCGTGATTCGTGAAAAAGCTGTCATACCTATCAGGAGGATGCTCGAAATTTCAGGTTGA